From Leptodactylus fuscus isolate aLepFus1 unplaced genomic scaffold, aLepFus1.hap2 HAP2_SCAFFOLD_104, whole genome shotgun sequence, a single genomic window includes:
- the ACADVL gene encoding very long-chain specific acyl-CoA dehydrogenase, mitochondrial isoform X2, which yields MTAVLPVSVSRGILRCISRGSPAGCIRHFAQAAETVVDKDGVSAAAAADGVPAAQKSSAEVNDPALNDDLQRVEDKAMSGLKELGAFGLQVPAELGGLGLNNTQYARLVEVVGQHDLGVGITLGAHQSIGFKGILLYGTEEQKKKYLPRLASGEVIAAYCLTEPTSGSDAASIRSTAKKSPCGKYYTLSGGKLWISNGGIADLFTVFARTQVPDASTGEMKDKITAFIVERGEGVTSGPPDKKLGIRASNTAAVYFDEVRVPAENVLGGEGNGFKVAMNILNNGRFGMAAAMSGTMKGLIQKAVEHATNRSQFGNKIHNFGVIQEKLARMAVLQYVTESMAYMISANMDSGAKDFQVEAAISKVFGSEAAWSVADECIQILGGNGFMKDTGVERVLRDLRIFRIFEGANDILRLFVALYGLQNAGKELKSLQKALSNPLSNTPLLVREGLRRARRKAGLGTGLTLKGQVHPEVEKSAELAVGAIEDFGSAVEEMLFKYGKRIVDEQYVLQRVADCAIDIYAMVVVLSRSSNALAQGLSTAAHEKVLCDIWCSEAATRVHDRLRSLRSGGSGPALFRNLRSASVALVENGGVVASPPLGF from the exons GTCTCCCGCCGGCTGTATCCGCCATTTCGCGCAGGCCGCAGAG ACTGTTGTGGATAAAGATGGCGTCTCAGCGGCGGCCGCTGCGGATGGAGTCCCTGCAGCACAGAAGAGCTCTGCG GAGGTGAATGATCCTGCCCTTAATGACGACCTTCAGAGGGTGGAGGACAAGGCCATGTCTGGACTGAAGGAGCTGGGGGCATTTGGTCTCCAAGTACCTGCTGAGCTGGGTGGGTTAGGACTAAATAACACCCAG TATGCCAGGTTGGTGGAGGTTGTAGGACAGCACGATCTAGGTGTTGGCATTACTTTGGGCGCCCATCAGTCTATTGGCTTTAAGGGGATCCTTCTGTATGGTACAGAGGAGCAGAAGAAGAAGTATCTGCCACGTCTGGCCTCAG GGGAAGTTATTGCAGCGTACTGCCTGACCGAGCCGACCAGTGGATCCGACGCCGCCTCAATCAGATCTACTGCCAAGAAGAGCCCCTGTGGGAAGTATTACACCCTGTCCGGGGGCAAGTTGTGGATCAG caatggtggCATTGCCGACTTATTCACCGTCTTTGCCAGAACTCAAGTCCCAGACGCAAGCACAGGGGAGATGAAGGATAAGATCACAGCCTTTATAGTGGAGCGAGGAGAGGGGGTGACAAG CGGACCCCCGGACAAGAAGCTGGGCATACGGGCCAGTAACACGGCCGCTGTATACTTTGACGAGGTTCGTGTCCCAGCAGAGAATGTCCTCGGGGGTGAAGGCAATGGCTTCAAGGTGGCCATGAACATCCTCAACAATGGGCGGTTTGGGATGGCGGCAGCCATGTCTGGCACCATGAAGGGCTTGATTCAGAAAGCG GTGGAGCACGCCACAAATCGCTCCCAGTTTGGTAATAAAATCCATAACTTTGGAGTCATCCAGGAGAAGTTGGCTCGCATGGCCGTCCTGCAGTATGTGACCGAG TCGATGGCATACATGATCAGTGCAAACATGGACTCTGGGGCAAAGGACTTCCAGGTGGAGGCCGCCATCAGCAAGGTCTTTGGCTCG GAGGCGGCCTGGTCGGTGGCCGATGAGTGTATCCAGATCCTGGGAGGAAATGGCTTTATGAAG GACACCGGCGTGGAGCGTGTTCTCAGGGACCTGCGCATCTTCAGGATCTTTGAAGGAGCCAATGATATTCTCAGACTTTTTGTGGCCCTGTATGGACTGCAG AATGCCGGGAAGGAGTTGAAATCCCTACAGAAAGCTTTGAGTAACCCCTTGAGCAACACCCCATTACTGGTGAGGGAAGGTCTGCGGAGGGCAAGGAG gaaGGCAGGACTTGGCACGGGACTCACCCTAAAAGGGCAGGTGCACCCAGAGGTAGAGAAGAGCGCAGAGCTG GCCGTTGGTGCTATTGAAGATTTCGGAAGTGCAGTAGAGGAGATGCTCTTTAAGTATGGCAAGAGAATTGTGG ATGAGCAGTATGTCCTGCAGAGAGTGGCGGATTGTGCCATCGACATCTACGCCATGGTGGTAGTGCTGTCCAG GTCTTCCAATGCTCTGGCTCAGGGACTCTCCACCGCGGCCCACGAGAAGGTTCTGTGTGACATCTGGTGCTCAGAG GCAGCGACCCGGGTACACGACAGACTGAGGAGCCTGCGGAGTGGAGGAAGTGGACCTGCTCTATTTAGGAACCTACGGTCCGCTTCTGTGGCCTTGGTGGAGAATGGCGGGGTGGTGGCCTCACCTCCATTAGGTTTTTAG
- the ACADVL gene encoding very long-chain specific acyl-CoA dehydrogenase, mitochondrial isoform X1, protein MTAVLPVSVSRGILRCISRGSPAGCIRHFAQAAETVVDKDGVSAAAAADGVPAAQKSSAESLSFAVGTFSGLLHTQQVFPYPSVLSEEQSQFLSELVGPVSRFFQEVNDPALNDDLQRVEDKAMSGLKELGAFGLQVPAELGGLGLNNTQYARLVEVVGQHDLGVGITLGAHQSIGFKGILLYGTEEQKKKYLPRLASGEVIAAYCLTEPTSGSDAASIRSTAKKSPCGKYYTLSGGKLWISNGGIADLFTVFARTQVPDASTGEMKDKITAFIVERGEGVTSGPPDKKLGIRASNTAAVYFDEVRVPAENVLGGEGNGFKVAMNILNNGRFGMAAAMSGTMKGLIQKAVEHATNRSQFGNKIHNFGVIQEKLARMAVLQYVTESMAYMISANMDSGAKDFQVEAAISKVFGSEAAWSVADECIQILGGNGFMKDTGVERVLRDLRIFRIFEGANDILRLFVALYGLQNAGKELKSLQKALSNPLSNTPLLVREGLRRARRKAGLGTGLTLKGQVHPEVEKSAELAVGAIEDFGSAVEEMLFKYGKRIVDEQYVLQRVADCAIDIYAMVVVLSRSSNALAQGLSTAAHEKVLCDIWCSEAATRVHDRLRSLRSGGSGPALFRNLRSASVALVENGGVVASPPLGF, encoded by the exons GTCTCCCGCCGGCTGTATCCGCCATTTCGCGCAGGCCGCAGAG ACTGTTGTGGATAAAGATGGCGTCTCAGCGGCGGCCGCTGCGGATGGAGTCCCTGCAGCACAGAAGAGCTCTGCG GAATCTTTGTCTTTTGCGGTGGGGACGTTCAGCGGACTTCTCCATACACAGCAGGTCTTCCCATATCCATCAG TGTTGAGTGAGGAGCAGTCTCAGTTCCTCAGCGAGTTGGTCGGCCCCGTGTCGCGCTTCTTCCAA GAGGTGAATGATCCTGCCCTTAATGACGACCTTCAGAGGGTGGAGGACAAGGCCATGTCTGGACTGAAGGAGCTGGGGGCATTTGGTCTCCAAGTACCTGCTGAGCTGGGTGGGTTAGGACTAAATAACACCCAG TATGCCAGGTTGGTGGAGGTTGTAGGACAGCACGATCTAGGTGTTGGCATTACTTTGGGCGCCCATCAGTCTATTGGCTTTAAGGGGATCCTTCTGTATGGTACAGAGGAGCAGAAGAAGAAGTATCTGCCACGTCTGGCCTCAG GGGAAGTTATTGCAGCGTACTGCCTGACCGAGCCGACCAGTGGATCCGACGCCGCCTCAATCAGATCTACTGCCAAGAAGAGCCCCTGTGGGAAGTATTACACCCTGTCCGGGGGCAAGTTGTGGATCAG caatggtggCATTGCCGACTTATTCACCGTCTTTGCCAGAACTCAAGTCCCAGACGCAAGCACAGGGGAGATGAAGGATAAGATCACAGCCTTTATAGTGGAGCGAGGAGAGGGGGTGACAAG CGGACCCCCGGACAAGAAGCTGGGCATACGGGCCAGTAACACGGCCGCTGTATACTTTGACGAGGTTCGTGTCCCAGCAGAGAATGTCCTCGGGGGTGAAGGCAATGGCTTCAAGGTGGCCATGAACATCCTCAACAATGGGCGGTTTGGGATGGCGGCAGCCATGTCTGGCACCATGAAGGGCTTGATTCAGAAAGCG GTGGAGCACGCCACAAATCGCTCCCAGTTTGGTAATAAAATCCATAACTTTGGAGTCATCCAGGAGAAGTTGGCTCGCATGGCCGTCCTGCAGTATGTGACCGAG TCGATGGCATACATGATCAGTGCAAACATGGACTCTGGGGCAAAGGACTTCCAGGTGGAGGCCGCCATCAGCAAGGTCTTTGGCTCG GAGGCGGCCTGGTCGGTGGCCGATGAGTGTATCCAGATCCTGGGAGGAAATGGCTTTATGAAG GACACCGGCGTGGAGCGTGTTCTCAGGGACCTGCGCATCTTCAGGATCTTTGAAGGAGCCAATGATATTCTCAGACTTTTTGTGGCCCTGTATGGACTGCAG AATGCCGGGAAGGAGTTGAAATCCCTACAGAAAGCTTTGAGTAACCCCTTGAGCAACACCCCATTACTGGTGAGGGAAGGTCTGCGGAGGGCAAGGAG gaaGGCAGGACTTGGCACGGGACTCACCCTAAAAGGGCAGGTGCACCCAGAGGTAGAGAAGAGCGCAGAGCTG GCCGTTGGTGCTATTGAAGATTTCGGAAGTGCAGTAGAGGAGATGCTCTTTAAGTATGGCAAGAGAATTGTGG ATGAGCAGTATGTCCTGCAGAGAGTGGCGGATTGTGCCATCGACATCTACGCCATGGTGGTAGTGCTGTCCAG GTCTTCCAATGCTCTGGCTCAGGGACTCTCCACCGCGGCCCACGAGAAGGTTCTGTGTGACATCTGGTGCTCAGAG GCAGCGACCCGGGTACACGACAGACTGAGGAGCCTGCGGAGTGGAGGAAGTGGACCTGCTCTATTTAGGAACCTACGGTCCGCTTCTGTGGCCTTGGTGGAGAATGGCGGGGTGGTGGCCTCACCTCCATTAGGTTTTTAG